One Papaver somniferum cultivar HN1 chromosome 10, ASM357369v1, whole genome shotgun sequence genomic window carries:
- the LOC113315010 gene encoding zeatin O-glucosyltransferase-like, whose product MDQEHQVVVVVVPLPAQGHLNHLLHFSHLVSDRQIPVHYVGAATHNHQVKNRIHGWDPSATSNIHFHDFLIPSFPTPPPDTNAANKWPSHLLPMFEATDHLRRPLAELLHSLSLTCRRVVVVHDNVMSFAAKEATLIPNGEAYSFNSCSAFGVMFFKWEALGRPSFPGIESINQDLLQLSFEDCMTYDFINFITKHMEFSDLHVGEIYNTCYPIEGKFIDLVSQEPFLKAGNKRWAFGPLNPLSSVNSKSAHRCLEWLDKQSPNSVLYVSFGTMTSISDEEITAIAIGLEKSEQKFIWILRQADLSDVYANQEEIQIKLPEGYEERVKGVGMIVRDWTPQLEILGHSSTGGFLTHCGWNSCMESLSMGVPMAAWPMHSDQPRNTMLITEILEVGVLAREWGNRKEVASPTEIEDALRKLMASDDGEDMRKRAEELGVAIRESASKEGKSTAEFNSFIAHISRV is encoded by the coding sequence ATGGATCAAGAACATCAAGTTGTGGTGGTTGTAGTTCCATTACCAGCACAAGGTCACCTGAACCATTTACTCCATTTTTCCCACCTTGTATCGGACCGTCAAATTCCTGTTCACTACGTTGGTGCAGCGACCCACAATCACCAAGTGAAAAACCGAATTCACGGTTGGGATCCATCTGCTACCTCCAACATTCATTTCCATGATTTTCTGATTCCGTCATTCCCAACACCTCCACCGGATACAAATGCGGCGAATAAATGGCCTAGTCATCTCCTACCGATGTTTGAAGCGACGGATCATCTCCGACGGCCGCTTGCTGAACTGCTGCATTCGCTCTCACTGACCTGTCGACGCGTTGTTGTTGTTCATGATAATGTCATGAGCTTTGCTGCAAAAGAAGCTACATTAATCCCAAATGGTGAAGCTTATTCTTTCAATAGTTGTTCAGCTTTTGGTGTTATGTTTTTCAAATGGGAAGCTCTTGGTAGACCTTCATTTCCTGGTATTGAAAGTATAAATCAAGATTTGCTTCAGTTATCATTTGAAGATTGTATGACTTACGACTTCATAAATTTCATTACTAAGCATATGGAATTTTCAGATCTTCATGTAGGTGAAATCTATAACACATGCTATCCTATAGAAGGTAAATTCATTGATTTAGTTTCTCAAGAACCATTTCTTAAGGCAGGCAACAAGCGATGGGCATTTGGACCACTGAACCCATTATCATCAGTGAATTCAAAGAGTGCCCATAGGTGCTTGGAATGGTTAGACAAACAAtctccaaattcagttttatatGTTTCGTTTGGGACCATGACATCAATATCAGACGAAGAAATTACAGCGATAGCAATTGGACTTGAAAAGAGTGAGCAAAAGTTCATTTGGATCTTGAGACAAGCAGATCTAAGTGATGTTTATGCTAATCAAGAAGAGATTCAAATCAAATTACCTGAAGGTTACGAAGAGCGGGTTAAAGGAGTTGGAATGATAGTAAGGGATTGGACACCACAACTTGAAATTTTGGGACACTCGTCAACTGGAGGATTCTTGACCCATTGTGGTTGGAACTCTTGTATGGAAAGTTTGAGCATGGGTGTCCCAATGGCAGCTTGGCCTATGCATTCTGACCAACCTAGAAACACAATGTTGATTACCGAGATTCTAGAGGTTGGAGTTCTTGCCAGAGAATGGGGAAATAGGAAGGAAGTAGCTTCACCAACCGAGATTGAAGATGCCCTGAGGAAGTTGATGGCTTCGGATGATGGGGAGGATATGAGGAAGCGCGCAGAGGAATTAGGAGTTGCCATTCGTGAATCTGCATCAAAAGAGGGAAAATCTACTGCAGAATTCAATTCTTTTATCGCCCACATCTCTAGAGTTTAG
- the LOC113316487 gene encoding uncharacterized protein LOC113316487, whose amino-acid sequence MEIKRQLKILNKPPMKKIITKLGDTIDCIDVYKQPAFDHPLLKDHKIQVLNLPIHNDIGTVPIRRTTKRELMFSSLIKRRRKAYPRNPMYHHYVSVETPYNEKNEYYGAKASFGIHNPHVTQNQFSTSQLWIQNGPRDATNSIETGWAVFPEFFGDNFTRTFGYWTADGYKDTGCFNMFCPGFMQVHTRVPFGTILNPTPGSGGEIFFWVFRDKKTHNWWYYMGNDDKTPIGYWPKELFPHLPYGALVRFGGVAGAELNVPSPPMGNGHLPTDAYIMEETGFMRYLQILEENGGTSYFGNSAVIKKDLDTKSDCYDIIFRKYGYWKRRKHGYNSMIFGGPGGNCF is encoded by the exons ATGGAGATTAAAAGACAACTCAAGATTCTTAACAAACCACCAATGAAGAAGATAATC ACTAAATTGGGTGATACTATAGATTGCATCGACGTCTATAAGCAACCTGCTTTCGACCATCCATTACTTAAAGATCATAAGATCCAAGTACTCAATCTACCCATACATAATGACATTG GAACAGTCCCTATTCGAAGGACCACAAAGCGGGAACTAATGTTTTCTAGTCTTATAAAAAGGAGGAGAAAAGCTTACCCCAGAAACCCCATGTATCATCAC TATGTATCTGTGGAAACACCTTATAACGAAAAGAACGAATATTATGGAGCTAAAGCTAGCTTTGGAATACATAATCCACATGTAACTCAGAACCAATTTAGTACGTCTCAGTTGTGGATTCAGAATGGGCCAAGGGACGCAACTAATAGCATAGAAACCGGATGGGCT GTATTTCCAGAATTTTTTGGTGACAATTTTACGAGAACCTTTGGCTATTGGACA GCCGATGGATATAAAGATACAGGTTGCTTCAATATGTTTTGCCCAGGTTTTATGCAGGTGCATACCCGAGTTCCATTTGGAACAATTTTGAATCCCACACCCGGCTCTGGAGGGGAAATATTTTTTTGGGTATTTCGG GATAAAAAGACTCATAATTGGTGGTATTATATGGGAAATGACGATAAAACACCCATCGGGTATTGGCCAAAGGAGCTTTTCCCTCATCTTCCATACGGCGCGCTAGTTAGATTTGGTGGAGTAGCAGGTGCAGAGCTTAATGTACCAAGTCCACCTATGGGAAATGGACATTTACCGACAGACGCTTATATAATGGAAGAAACAGGTTTTATGCGATATTTGCAAATCCTTGAGGAAAACGGAGgcacaagttactttggtaatTCTGCAGTAATAAAGAAAGATCTTGATACAAAATCCGACTGTTATGATATTATCTTTCGCAAATATGGCTATTGGAAAAGACGTAAACATGGGTACAATTCTATGATATTTGGGGGTCCTGGTGGTAATTGTTTCTGA
- the LOC113316488 gene encoding F-box protein At3g07870-like, whose product MESTMFNMEDLPKDIVSIILSRVTGECVLNCKLVCKIWETLLRDRKVKEGLLYFATLRRHAPTVRWERTATFYYGDYDDIMSDDYTVNPLKPLTKIEHPKVRRGDANILIGSCNGLVCLGISNNHGVPDPVHVCNPFTGEYANLPMLNMDKSGDFSVIVYGFGYLQKTNEYKVVRIYYPSYPGVGSVQIYTLGSRRGWRSIGEIKHNLCNPGILADETLYFMNAGKQEIVALDLAGEAFQLVLPPCIQDPEHSTAHSYLKLIGEHLCVVYARWGVKMDIWSFKETNKQKSSFALGKDYNSWSWSLEYSIPWNFDVEVSYEPFALTKSNEILLWKDYQTLVSYSPETATFKTFENHYMRYETSKAIPHRNTRVSLKALGVSANMIRYNAKATAHSFFLHLKPQTPRPGQLQIPEPWQMQAHHPWQYIPNPPPWHYDPIPHPLQQQIPRPWQYVPIPHPWQQQQIPHPWQQQQIPHPWQYVPIPPPWQPQIPHPWQYFRR is encoded by the coding sequence ATGGAGAGCACCATGTTCAATATGGAGGATCTTCCTAAAGATATTGTATCAATAATTCTTTCGCGTGTAACTGGTGAATGCGTCTTAAACTGCAAGTTAGTATGCAAGATATGGGAAACACTCCTCCGCGATAGAAAGGTGAAGGAGGGTCTTCTTTACTTTGCTACGCTACGCAGACATGCCCCAACAGTAAGATGGGAAAGGACGGCTACATTTTATTATGGAGATTATGATGACATTATGAGTGATGATTACACAGTGAACCCTTTAAAACCCCTTACTAAGATCGAGCATCCAAAAGTTAGACGGGGTGATGCTAATATCCTGATAGGTTCttgcaatggtttggtttgtttGGGTATATCTAATAATCACGGTGTCCCTGATCCAGTCCATGTCTGCAATCCGTTCACCGGAGAATATGCCAATCTTCCaatgctaaacatggataagTCTGGTGACTTCTCTGTTATAGTATATGGATTCGGTTATTTACAGAAGACTAACGAGTATAAGGTTGTGAGGATTTACTACCCCAGCTATCCAGGTGTTGGTTCGGTCCAGATATACACTCTTGGCAGTCGCAGAGGATGGAGAAGCATTGGAGAAATTAAACACAACTTGTGCAATCCTGGTATCCTAGCAGATGAAACACTCTATTTCATGAATGCCGGAAAGCAGGAGATTGTAGCCCTCGATTTAGCAGGCGAAGCATTCCAACTGGTGTTACCTCCATGTATCCAAGATCCTGAGCATAGTACTGCCCACTCGTACCTAAAGTTGATAGGAGAGCACTTATGTGTGGTTTATGCACGGTGGGGCGTCAAGATGGACATTTGGTCCTTCAAAGAAACCAATAAGCAGAAAAGTTCTTTTGCATTGGGGAAGGACTATAATTCCTGGAGTTGGAGCCTAGAGTATAGTATACCTTGGAATTTCGATGTTGAAGTTTCATATGAGCCATTTGCCTTGACTAAAAGCAATGAAATTTTGTTGTGGAAGGATTACCAGACACTTGTCTCTTATTCTCCTGAAACTGCCACATTTAAGACGTTTGAGAATCATTATATGCGCTACGAAACTTCCAAAGCAATTCCGCACCGAAATACCCGTGTTTCACTGAAAGCCCTTGGTGTATCTGCGAACATGATCAGATATAATGCCAAAGCAACTGCACATTCGTTTTTTCTGCACCTGAAGCCGCAAACTCCTCGACCCGGGCAACTGCAAATTCCTGAACCCTGGCAAATGCAAGCTCATCACCCCTGGCAGTACATTCCAAACCCTCCCCCCTGGCACTATGATCCGATTCCTCACCCCTTGCAGCAGCAGATTCCTCGCCCCTGGCAGTACGTTCCAATTCCTCACCCCTGGCAACAACAGCAGATTCCTCACCCCTGGCAACAACAGCAGATTCCTCACCCCTGGCAGTACGTTCCAATTCCTCCACCCTGGCAACCGCAAATTCCTCACCCCTGGCAGTACTTTCGAAGATGA